The Spiroplasma citri genome has a segment encoding these proteins:
- a CDS encoding TMEM164 family acyltransferase, translated as MKFVCSSNGPWGFFDPAGSYIPCADWTNQWFFKGHNYVFQLVGISIFVLIIGSLFVCRKYYAKTVNWKWFRISIGLYQIVSYFLTYAIWVTYLAIVLKTEWIWGPVGPSQIRGLSEVTPLHLCSLHQLLSGCILIFPSRKFFEVVAPSAIVLPILAIITPVNGYWSLGNFFYYNYFILHTLIIFAYLYVYKYGLVGKPYSGLLFKWQLLWLTLFSIIAVIWDWIFKTNQLFVGPNNGEPWNNGGFNVGGWNTNFIGAKYMWPFAWLPIFLLGIVIVSLTHILLFYIPQSFLYDKKTKKLESVPRGVCNKFHTKQGLTYISFTFKYIFWPDNKIHYHLNQTNLLQFTDIELLTIRNNNS; from the coding sequence ATGAAATTTGTTTGTTCTAGTAATGGACCATGAGGATTTTTTGACCCAGCTGGTTCGTATATACCGTGTGCTGATTGAACTAATCAGTGATTTTTTAAAGGTCATAATTATGTCTTTCAATTGGTGGGCATTAGTATTTTTGTTTTAATTATTGGATCATTATTTGTTTGTAGAAAATATTATGCAAAAACTGTTAATTGAAAATGGTTTCGGATTTCAATAGGGCTGTATCAAATTGTAAGTTATTTTTTAACATATGCAATTTGAGTAACTTATTTAGCAATTGTTTTAAAAACAGAATGAATTTGAGGACCGGTGGGGCCTTCTCAAATTCGTGGTTTAAGTGAAGTTACGCCATTACATTTATGCAGTTTACACCAGTTATTATCGGGCTGTATTTTAATTTTTCCTAGTCGAAAATTTTTTGAAGTTGTTGCTCCATCAGCGATTGTTTTGCCAATTTTAGCAATTATAACGCCAGTTAATGGTTACTGAAGTTTAGGCAATTTCTTTTATTATAATTACTTTATTCTTCATACATTAATTATTTTTGCTTATTTATATGTTTATAAATATGGTTTAGTTGGAAAACCTTATAGTGGTTTATTATTTAAATGACAGTTATTATGATTAACGTTATTTTCTATTATCGCAGTAATTTGAGACTGAATTTTTAAAACAAACCAATTATTTGTGGGGCCAAATAATGGGGAACCATGAAACAATGGTGGTTTTAATGTTGGCGGTTGAAATACAAACTTTATTGGAGCAAAATATATGTGACCATTTGCTTGATTACCAATATTTTTATTAGGAATTGTAATTGTTTCATTAACACATATTTTATTATTTTATATACCACAAAGTTTTTTATATGATAAAAAAACAAAAAAATTAGAATCTGTTCCTCGCGGAGTATGTAATAAATTTCATACTAAACAAGGATTAACTTATATTAGTTTTACTTTTAAATATATTTTTTGGCCAGATAATAAAATTCATTATCATCTAAATCAAACTAATTTATTACAGTTTACTGATATTGAATTATTAACAATTCGCAATAATAATAGTTAG
- the leuS gene encoding leucine--tRNA ligase has product MEFSHKAIEQKWQQYWEEHQTFKTTNNSEQKAYILDMFPYPSGAGLHVGHPKGYVATDVISRMRKLQGYDVLHPIGWDAFGLPAEQYALQTGNNPAEFTLQNIANFRNQLKALGFSYDYEKEVNTSSPEFFKTTQLIFELLYQNGLAEMRDVDVNWCPELGTVLANEEVLNINGKMVSERGHFPVLKKPMRQWVLKITAYAEKLLAGLDEVDWLESVKELQRNWIGKSVGVEIKFAVQNNTESINVFTTRADTIFGVEYLVLAPEHPLVLKLTTPEYAATVTKFLAATKEKSDLDRQDISKEKNGMFIGSYAINPINQKVIPIWIADYVLPFYATGAVMAVPGHDDRDYLFALKYQLPISYVIEGEHHNKLHNKDGKHINSDFLNGLMTDEATKKAIDVLTAAGNAKVKTIYKLRDWLFSRQRYWGEPFPIIHWEDGSISLVDETELPLELPKMTNIKPSQTGESPLANATEWLTVVDRTGKKGRRETNTMPQWAGSCWYYLAYILMEDKQMLDLRSTKAQALLKKWLPVDLYVGGQEHAVLHLLYSRFWHKFLYDQKLVPTSEPFYKLVNQGMILGTDGSKMSKSKGNVINPDDIIKSHGADTLRLYEMFMGPIEASLPWNPNGLDSARKWLDRVYRLIKNNNFSQDNNHELDFVYHSMVKKGTEMLEKLSFNTVISQLMVFINACYKTKGPIYQPYFEGFTKMLSLFAPHLAEEIWEKLNQQSSVALSTWPTYDEKYLQKNEVIIAVQVNGKLRAKLEVPLDTSEEELSVLAKANSNVQAFLVKHEIIKEVIIKNKIVNFVIK; this is encoded by the coding sequence ATGGAATTTTCGCATAAAGCAATTGAACAAAAATGACAACAATATTGAGAAGAACATCAAACTTTTAAAACAACAAATAATTCAGAGCAAAAAGCTTATATTTTAGATATGTTTCCATATCCATCAGGAGCGGGTTTACATGTTGGGCATCCAAAAGGATATGTCGCAACTGATGTAATTAGTCGTATGCGAAAATTGCAAGGTTATGACGTTTTGCATCCAATTGGTTGGGATGCATTTGGTTTACCAGCTGAACAATATGCTTTACAAACAGGGAATAATCCAGCGGAATTTACTTTGCAAAACATTGCTAATTTTCGTAACCAATTAAAAGCACTTGGGTTTAGTTATGACTATGAAAAAGAAGTTAATACTTCTTCACCAGAGTTTTTTAAAACAACACAATTAATTTTTGAATTGTTATATCAAAATGGATTAGCTGAGATGCGTGATGTTGATGTTAATTGATGTCCTGAATTAGGGACAGTCTTAGCTAATGAAGAAGTTTTGAATATTAATGGGAAAATGGTTTCTGAACGTGGACATTTTCCAGTTTTAAAAAAACCAATGCGACAATGAGTGTTAAAAATTACTGCATATGCAGAAAAATTATTAGCAGGGTTAGATGAGGTTGATTGATTAGAATCCGTTAAAGAGTTACAACGAAATTGAATTGGAAAATCAGTTGGTGTTGAAATTAAGTTTGCGGTACAAAATAATACAGAAAGCATTAATGTTTTTACAACTCGTGCTGATACAATTTTTGGTGTTGAGTATCTTGTTTTAGCGCCTGAACATCCGTTAGTGTTAAAATTAACAACACCTGAATATGCAGCAACTGTTACAAAATTTTTGGCAGCAACAAAAGAAAAAAGTGATTTAGATCGTCAAGATATTAGTAAAGAAAAAAATGGAATGTTTATTGGTAGTTATGCTATTAATCCAATCAATCAAAAAGTTATTCCAATTTGAATTGCCGATTATGTATTACCATTTTATGCTACTGGAGCTGTAATGGCTGTGCCTGGTCATGATGATCGGGATTATTTATTTGCTTTAAAATATCAATTACCAATTAGTTATGTTATTGAAGGAGAACATCATAATAAATTACATAATAAAGATGGAAAACATATTAATTCTGATTTTTTGAATGGTTTAATGACAGACGAAGCAACAAAAAAAGCAATTGATGTTTTAACAGCAGCTGGGAATGCAAAAGTTAAAACTATTTATAAGCTTCGTGATTGGTTATTTTCTCGTCAACGATATTGAGGAGAGCCTTTCCCAATTATACATTGAGAAGATGGTTCAATTAGTTTAGTTGATGAAACAGAATTGCCATTGGAATTACCAAAAATGACAAATATTAAACCATCACAAACGGGAGAATCACCATTAGCTAATGCAACAGAATGATTAACTGTTGTTGATAGGACAGGGAAAAAAGGACGCCGAGAAACTAATACGATGCCACAATGAGCAGGTAGTTGTTGATATTATTTAGCCTATATTTTAATGGAAGATAAGCAAATGTTAGATTTACGTAGTACAAAAGCACAAGCTTTGTTAAAAAAATGATTACCAGTTGATTTATATGTTGGTGGGCAAGAACATGCTGTTTTGCATTTATTATATTCACGTTTTTGACATAAATTTTTATATGACCAAAAATTAGTTCCAACTTCTGAACCATTTTATAAATTAGTTAATCAAGGTATGATTTTAGGCACTGATGGTTCAAAAATGAGTAAATCAAAAGGAAATGTGATTAATCCTGATGACATTATTAAATCACATGGAGCTGATACATTACGTTTATATGAAATGTTTATGGGACCAATTGAAGCATCATTGCCATGGAATCCAAATGGGCTAGATTCAGCACGAAAATGATTAGATCGCGTTTATCGTCTTATTAAAAATAATAATTTTTCGCAAGATAATAATCATGAGTTAGATTTTGTTTATCATAGTATGGTTAAAAAAGGAACAGAAATGTTAGAAAAATTAAGTTTTAATACAGTAATTTCACAATTAATGGTTTTTATTAATGCTTGTTATAAAACAAAAGGACCGATTTACCAACCGTATTTTGAAGGGTTTACTAAAATGTTAAGTTTATTTGCCCCTCATTTAGCAGAAGAAATTTGAGAAAAATTAAACCAACAATCATCGGTTGCATTATCAACATGACCGACATATGATGAAAAATATTTACAAAAAAATGAGGTTATAATTGCAGTTCAAGTTAATGGTAAATTACGTGCTAAATTGGAAGTACCACTTGATACATCAGAAGAAGAATTATCAGTTTTAGCTAAAGCTAATAGTAATGTTCAAGCCTTTTTAGTTAAGCATGAGATTATTAAAGAAGTTATTATTAAAAATAAAATTGTTAATTTTGTTATAAAATAG
- the trxA gene encoding thioredoxin has protein sequence MAVNEIKSIDEFEKTIGDEKLTCVDFYADWCGPCKMIAPIINELAKTRSDVNFIKVNVDVLQDLAQNYGILSIPTLITFQNGKELKRKTGFVTANEIEQDLLS, from the coding sequence ATGGCTGTAAATGAAATAAAAAGTATTGATGAATTTGAAAAAACAATTGGTGATGAAAAATTAACTTGCGTTGATTTTTATGCTGATTGATGTGGACCATGTAAAATGATTGCTCCAATAATTAATGAATTAGCAAAAACGCGTAGTGATGTTAATTTTATTAAAGTTAATGTTGATGTTTTACAAGATCTTGCTCAAAATTATGGAATTTTATCAATTCCGACATTAATTACCTTTCAAAACGGAAAAGAATTAAAACGTAAAACAGGATTTGTAACTGCTAACGAAATTGAACAAGATTTATTAAGTTAA
- a CDS encoding PTS transporter subunit EIIB yields MRVEYIIIIVVAMILMVLFMLMIIFRKKIFNFQKILVPKQMLSFSINDLISILGTKTNITMVKATLTRLRVTVKDLDEVDFVLLKTKFKLKDIGIVLQTVILPFGNVSLAIKDEMNKIITT; encoded by the coding sequence ATGCGAGTTGAATATATTATTATCATTGTTGTGGCAATGATTTTAATGGTGCTATTTATGTTAATGATAATTTTTCGTAAAAAGATTTTTAATTTTCAAAAAATTCTTGTTCCAAAACAAATGCTTTCTTTTTCTATTAATGACTTAATTAGTATTTTAGGAACAAAAACAAATATCACAATGGTTAAAGCAACCTTAACCCGCTTGCGAGTAACAGTAAAAGATTTAGATGAAGTTGATTTTGTTTTGTTAAAAACTAAATTTAAATTAAAAGATATTGGTATTGTCTTACAAACTGTTATTTTGCCATTTGGGAATGTGAGTTTAGCCATAAAAGATGAAATGAATAAAATTATTACAACGTAA
- a CDS encoding NAD(+)/NADH kinase has product MFKYAIIANDYQESTQLVNKISKLLQENQLKEVLGNPQYVFIIGGDGTLLRAVNKFQDIIDKASFIIIKSGSLGFYANYDENTYAKAINAIINNKIHIRKMPLLEIKYNGNLIRYALNEAKVVDHVKTIRTEIYVNNDLLEHFRGSGLVFATKTGSTGYMRAINGSIIAANISTLWQLKEIAPVANSTFSTINASIILDQDQIIRLTGDLKGKSLVIDTYESEILSSDIELKISQKTLNLCYDEENDLSLIAKMKLLFAHCNDNRGDD; this is encoded by the coding sequence ATGTTTAAATATGCAATTATTGCAAATGATTATCAAGAATCAACACAGTTAGTTAATAAAATTAGTAAACTTTTACAAGAAAATCAATTAAAAGAAGTTCTTGGTAACCCACAGTATGTTTTTATAATTGGTGGAGATGGAACTTTATTAAGAGCAGTTAATAAATTTCAAGATATCATTGATAAAGCTTCTTTTATTATAATTAAATCTGGTTCATTAGGGTTTTATGCTAACTATGATGAAAATACCTATGCCAAAGCAATTAACGCAATTATTAATAATAAAATTCATATTCGAAAAATGCCATTATTAGAAATTAAATATAATGGTAATCTTATTCGCTATGCATTAAATGAAGCAAAAGTTGTTGATCATGTTAAAACAATTCGCACTGAAATTTATGTTAATAATGATTTATTGGAGCATTTCCGGGGAAGTGGTCTTGTTTTTGCAACGAAAACTGGCTCAACTGGTTATATGCGAGCAATTAATGGATCAATTATTGCAGCTAATATTTCAACCTTATGGCAATTAAAAGAAATTGCCCCGGTGGCAAATTCAACTTTTTCCACAATTAACGCTTCAATTATTTTAGATCAAGACCAAATAATAAGGTTAACTGGTGACTTAAAAGGAAAAAGTTTAGTAATTGATACTTATGAATCAGAAATTTTAAGTTCTGATATTGAATTAAAAATTAGTCAAAAAACATTAAACTTATGCTATGATGAGGAAAATGATTTAAGTCTAATTGCGAAGATGAAGTTATTATTTGCACATTGCAATGATAACAGAGGAGATGATTAA
- a CDS encoding DUF2649 family protein: MQNDWIKLKEFFIHIFLFIDKTNVESITMWNLTQNEYLTLMVGVWVVILFLTWFFLWMVFKIVSYFK; the protein is encoded by the coding sequence ATGCAAAATGATTGAATTAAATTAAAAGAGTTTTTTATTCATATATTTTTGTTTATAGATAAAACGAATGTTGAAAGTATTACAATGTGGAATTTAACGCAAAATGAATATTTAACTTTGATGGTTGGTGTTTGAGTTGTGATTTTGTTTTTAACTTGGTTTTTCTTGTGAATGGTTTTTAAAATAGTTAGTTATTTTAAATAA
- a CDS encoding binary toxin-like calcium binding domain-containing protein gives MEKNTEIKNIKQQSSCLDNDCDHALDSDDDGIPDCWEINGYTVEKGLIVPWDDKKHKTGKFIKYKSDPYNSHTTGDPYSDAEKVLGKIDQGVLPEAHHPLVAAYPKIGVMMNKMILSNNFNVTNEEGRSVGQQKSNTISVSTSSSNTEATTVGASVSAEISLFPSLSVSANISHEWSSTVSSEHSSSNTSSEEQGQTWTHSLGINTSEVAYLNGNVKYLNVGTARQFMKFVQHLILC, from the coding sequence ATGGAAAAAAACACAGAGATTAAAAATATTAAACAACAAAGTTCTTGTCTTGATAATGATTGTGATCATGCGTTAGATAGTGATGATGATGGCATTCCTGATTGTTGAGAAATCAATGGTTATACGGTTGAAAAGGGATTAATTGTTCCTTGAGATGATAAAAAACACAAAACAGGAAAATTTATTAAATATAAATCAGACCCATACAATAGTCATACAACAGGGGATCCTTATTCTGATGCTGAAAAAGTATTAGGAAAAATTGATCAAGGGGTTTTACCAGAAGCACATCATCCACTTGTTGCTGCTTATCCTAAAATTGGGGTAATGATGAATAAAATGATTTTATCCAATAATTTTAATGTTACAAATGAGGAAGGAAGATCAGTTGGACAACAAAAAAGTAATACTATTAGTGTTTCAACTTCTAGTAGTAATACTGAAGCAACAACTGTTGGGGCATCGGTTTCGGCAGAAATTTCCCTTTTTCCGAGTCTTTCTGTTAGTGCTAATATTTCACATGAATGATCTAGTACGGTATCTTCTGAGCATTCTAGTTCTAATACATCATCTGAAGAACAAGGCCAAACATGAACCCATTCACTAGGAATTAATACTTCTGAAGTGGCATATTTAAATGGAAATGTTAAGTATTTAAATGTGGGAACAGCGCGCCAATTTATGAAGTTTGTCCAACACTTAATTTTGTGTTAG
- a CDS encoding ADP-ribosyltransferase produces MIFEEFIFYVPAWGRLKQPFNKKFNKNWRHYKKDRHEEARGGGRQLYNDWENKLTKNEKKESKEYLEQYTGSHYGAINEYLRKTNGKIYHDIEAVPTDLEFTKNDLKKS; encoded by the coding sequence ATGATATTTGAAGAGTTTATTTTTTATGTACCAGCGTGAGGACGATTAAAGCAACCTTTCAATAAAAAATTTAATAAAAATTGACGCCACTATAAAAAAGATAGGCATGAAGAAGCAAGGGGTGGAGGAAGGCAACTATATAATGATTGAGAAAATAAATTAACAAAAAATGAAAAAAAGGAATCCAAGGAGTATTTAGAACAATATACTGGAAGTCATTACGGAGCAATTAATGAATATTTACGTAAAACAAATGGAAAAATATATCATGATATTGAAGCTGTTCCAACAGACCTTGAATTTACAAAAAATGATTTAAAAAAAAGTTAA
- a CDS encoding DUF3688 family protein — MFNTANIKSLYSWGGNGEPQIPTIDKNTGKITDWKEQKETE; from the coding sequence ATGTTTAACACTGCAAATATAAAATCACTTTATAGTTGAGGTGGTAATGGTGAACCACAAATACCTACCATTGATAAAAATACCGGTAAAATTACTGATTGAAAAGAACAAAAAGAAACTGAATAA
- a CDS encoding nitroreductase family protein, whose translation MSVQEAAKFRKAIKIYDKSKAVSESDLKTILATGALAPSSNGLEPVKVIIIKDQKLKEQAALSCFMPGNQQKVKDAPILALLLGTNGDYLTSEEFLTNRLGRIFSGETLKTNVRGMSNYLKSYPSPDMFSDEQTHLVASFMALQAADLKIGSSIMGGITPLQAASLFTEHNIVDPKKWHLSLGMLFGYYMLKEKASLAYELLRMNLLAFFKLN comes from the coding sequence ATGAGCGTTCAAGAAGCAGCAAAATTTCGAAAAGCAATTAAAATCTATGATAAATCAAAAGCAGTTAGTGAAAGTGATTTAAAAACAATTTTAGCAACTGGAGCTTTAGCACCAAGTTCTAATGGCTTAGAACCAGTAAAAGTTATTATTATCAAAGACCAAAAATTAAAAGAGCAAGCAGCATTAAGCTGTTTTATGCCTGGTAATCAACAAAAAGTAAAAGATGCTCCAATTTTAGCGTTACTACTAGGAACAAATGGTGATTATTTGACATCTGAAGAATTTTTAACAAATCGCTTAGGGCGAATTTTTAGTGGTGAAACATTAAAAACAAATGTACGAGGAATGAGTAATTACTTAAAAAGTTATCCAAGTCCAGATATGTTTTCTGATGAACAAACACATCTTGTTGCTAGTTTTATGGCTTTACAAGCTGCTGATTTAAAAATTGGATCAAGTATTATGGGGGGAATTACGCCGCTGCAAGCAGCCTCACTCTTTACAGAACATAATATTGTTGATCCAAAAAAATGACATTTATCGCTAGGAATGCTATTTGGATATTATATGTTAAAGGAAAAAGCTTCCCTCGCTTACGAATTGCTGAGGATGAATTTGTTAGCATTTTTTAAACTTAATTAA
- a CDS encoding Cof-type HAD-IIB family hydrolase, translating into MKKAVFSDLDGTLLNDNHRFSRLTKKTVNSIQKKGIPFVVTTGRLANDAIRQARKLKVHKYDGYVLANNGASAYSFKTNSFLWMMIFTTAEIKTIFEFTYRKYKVHFFSNNSTYVYEYGDNSYYWSKIMRTKYKIITKVTDITEDITHASVIAHHSLDDKAANELMTKLRQLLPQLDITQYNNRVFEIACKGISKGSALQFLSHHIGIDISQTYSFGDSYNDLELIRQAGVGIAVGNAINELKTMANEVTLSNRENGPAKYLQQLFLKK; encoded by the coding sequence ATGAAAAAAGCAGTTTTTTCTGATTTGGATGGAACTTTATTAAACGATAATCATCGGTTTAGTCGGTTAACAAAAAAAACAGTTAATTCAATTCAAAAAAAAGGAATCCCTTTTGTTGTTACAACAGGACGCCTAGCAAACGATGCAATTCGCCAAGCGCGAAAACTAAAAGTTCATAAATATGATGGTTATGTTTTGGCAAACAACGGGGCTAGCGCTTACTCTTTTAAAACTAATAGTTTTTTATGGATGATGATTTTTACAACAGCAGAAATTAAAACCATTTTTGAATTTACTTATCGAAAATATAAAGTTCATTTTTTTAGTAATAATAGTACTTATGTTTACGAATATGGTGATAATTCTTATTATTGATCAAAAATAATGCGAACAAAATATAAAATTATTACCAAGGTGACTGATATTACAGAAGACATTACGCATGCTAGTGTTATTGCCCATCACTCCTTAGATGATAAAGCTGCTAATGAATTAATGACAAAGTTACGACAATTATTACCGCAATTAGATATTACCCAATATAATAATCGTGTTTTTGAGATTGCTTGTAAGGGGATTTCAAAAGGCAGTGCCTTGCAATTTTTATCACATCATATTGGAATTGATATTAGTCAAACTTATTCATTTGGTGATTCTTATAATGACCTTGAATTAATTCGCCAAGCTGGTGTTGGAATTGCGGTTGGCAATGCGATTAATGAGTTAAAAACAATGGCAAATGAAGTAACATTATCAAATCGTGAAAATGGACCAGCAAAATATTTGCAACAGCTTTTCTTAAAAAAGTAG
- a CDS encoding methylated-DNA--[protein]-cysteine S-methyltransferase: MFQKKVWAEVAKIPYGTTTCYADIAQKIGHPQAMRAVGTAIGNNAITILVPFHRVLGKNNALCGYRGGFEMKASLLQLENIW; this comes from the coding sequence TTGTTTCAGAAAAAGGTTTGAGCAGAAGTTGCTAAAATTCCATATGGAACAACAACTTGTTATGCTGATATTGCACAAAAAATTGGACATCCGCAAGCAATGCGAGCTGTGGGAACAGCAATTGGTAATAATGCCATAACAATTCTTGTTCCGTTTCATCGTGTTTTAGGCAAAAATAATGCTTTATGTGGCTATCGTGGTGGATTTGAAATGAAAGCATCATTATTACAATTAGAAAATATTTGATAA